The segment GGGGCCTGTttcctctgtctatctgtcatgTCCTCGGTACTTCTCATCACTTCCCCTAACTCACGATGCCTTATAAAGGCTGTGTCAGTGAAGTACCTGTGGTCACTGAAAGAACACAAATAGTTTTTCCATAACAGACACTTCTCTTTTTGTCCAACACATCTCTCAGAATTATTTTTCTGATTTATTTTCATTGGGGTTTTTGGGTTCTTACCTGTAAGGAAATGTAAATAGTtccatatgtatatattttttatgttaAGTAAAGTATAAGATAAATTCATGGGATGTATCTCATTATTTTATAAATTCTTTACATGATTATATATGTATGTAatcacagctctggaaaaattaagagaccactgcaccttaaAAAGTTTAAAAGGACAATTATGAGTGAGGATCAAACGGGTAAAATGTAAGAGGCCACGGCCAATTTTACCCTgatgttcctcactcaaaattttCCTTCCTTCTGCTAAAACTAATTGGCAGTCATTTCTAAATATTCCAGAAAAGTGTCTAGTTTGGCCAATGAGACACAGAATGGAACTCTGCTGCTCTCCATTGGTTAACATTTGTACTACTTGAACAGTCTACTGACCATGTGCTATCAGTTGTCAAATGTTACATACAATTGGAGATTAATATTGCAGATGTGTGAAGATTAGATAAGAAAAAAAGTGTGTTTCACACTTCAGTATTCagcattacattttacatacaTGCATGTTTTTTCCAGTATCATTACTGTTATTCCGCCCTCACACGGTGATTTGCTATGTGTACCAAGCTAGGCAGATAGCTAGGCATATTATTGTCCAGCACCAacaaattagaaaaatattgcCGGTTGTGTAGTTTTAGCTTTTACTCAAAACAACCTCTCTCAGAACTACAATACGGCAATGAGTGTAAAATTTTCTCTCTGACCACTAGGAAGCACTATTACAGTACTGATATTCCACAAACAACAATGTCACAACTACAGGCAGCAATACTGTGTATACTTGTATCGTCATATTTTCAGAATATGTTATGGCTGTGTAGGCTATAgctacttcttctgtttccaATACTGTTTAAATTACTGTTGATACTTGCATTATTACTGTAAATGCTTGTATTCTTACTGTGAAGGAGAGGTGCTTCATCAGGTTGAAGATAGCCCTCTCCATCTGCACGTTGTCCTGAATGTCCCTCATCAGGTCAAACATGATGTCACTCTCCTCCACGGCACTCAGCTCATGGAAACGACTCATATCAACCTAATGCATGGATCATATACCGAGATAAAGTGTGCGATTAAATAACAGTTTGTTACGTGAAAATAAATCATACTTACATTTCTCCACTTTGATCCAAACATTGCATTGTAGATGCACCAAAGACACTAATATAGTTCTTCAGATACATCCTACATGATGTATGATTCATTCAGAATACCTACCTCCAGCTTCTTATCGTTTGACAACAAGTCCGAGATGACCTTGGGTTGGAATGTCTTGTCGTAGTACTGCTTGGCAAAAGCTGGGTTGCTATCCAGAAACTTCTGAGCCACATGATTACACCTGGagtgttatttaaaaaaaattagttGTTGGTAGTGGGTTAGTAGATACATGTAGATATAAGACTTTGCCTACTATTTTCAAGGCTGAAATATTAAATGTCAAATTATTGTACTATGTGATCATGAATGTATATCTGTCCCTAGCTCACTAAATTATACACAGTATATCACATTTTTGGATATATTTGATTTCTGTACTTTGCTGCAAGCTTGAAGCAGTTTGCAAAAATTGAACACTGTTACTGTTAGCTATTTGCATTTTGTCGCTTTCTGAAGTAAATAAGTTGGACCCATTGTGAATGCCAGACACTAGTCCATCATCAACAGGTGATGTAGGTGTTTTCATGTTTCACTAGAAAACCAAACCAGTAAACTTCAGCTAGATCAGTAAAACCATTGAAGAACTGTAGCTTTGTGTTTAAAGGATTTgatgtgtcacttcctgtttctctctcttacagTCGTCCTTTACGACATTTTTCTATTTCTAAGAAATGAAGAAGTGACAAAGGAGGAAAGACAAAAGTAGATTCTCTTCTCTTTTACTGCtttcttttaaattacaatCATCATGTTTTCTTGTGTTGTAAATTATCTGGACCCTACCTGTCCCAAGCAAGCCATGCAGAAGTACACAGACCCTATCTGTCCCAAGAAGCTCACCGGCCACAGACGACGTGCTTCACAGACAGTTGACCATTACAGATGCATATTGTAGTCTTTTGTAATGGCTGCCTCTTGACACAAACATGAAGCGGAACCCTGTAAAACACTTCCTCTTCTCTGCATGACACTATAAATAAGCCGGATTGATATCAGGGTTAGGGCTTTTCCTGGGCTACAACGACTCGCAGGGGATCAATATGTTCGTCTTTTAACAGTCCCTTTGCCTCATTTTGTGGATGAAGCGTGTCAGCTATGATGTCCATCAGGTCAAAGTGAGGCTGTTTGTAGAGAGACATGGAAGTGGTGCTTCTGCTGTTTCTGCTGGTGGGAGCGTCTCATGGTAAGATGCTTACAGCTTTACAGTTTGAGCCATTTGTTTTCAGAAGATGAACAGTATCATGCTTCAGTATGTAACAATACATCTTAACTAGAGCAGAGAAGAAAGCAGAGGAGAATCTGTTTAGACAATAGTGGAAACACTTTATAACTAGGGGCTGGTCATGTGTTAGTTAATGTGTAATGAATCCTTCGTAAGTTTGTAAGTCTTATAAACACATATTAATGTCAATAAGCATCTAATAAGGGCCTTATTACCTATTGACTAACGCAAATGTCATATTTTGATATATCTATCCCTAACGCAGGGTAATCATGACCAGATGAATATGATAATTCAAACAATGCACATTAGGAATATTATTGTGTGGTAGACATTTTTCATGTGACATTTGTAAAGTAATATTTGTAATAATTTGTAATACATAATGTAATAACAATATAACataatacaataataatacaattattacaattaataataatacataatacAATGTTACCTTTGGGCTTTTTCTGACACATAGGTGATAACTGCCAGTCTAATGTTTCCCTCATTGTCTCTCCAGGTCTTGAGACATCCTGTGATGCCAGACAGAATGGAGCTCAGTGTTACGGAGCTCTGAATGGAACTGTGTATCTGCATCTGACGGACATAATCAGTGGATATGATTATAAATTACGAGGAAATACTAGAAAACTAGTCTTTATAATGAAAAATCTGAAAGTTATTTACTTTAATAAAGAAAACATAGCAACATATGATAGCCATATTTACTTTGAAATCAAGAATGGGACACTGAGGATCAATAAAATAGGGAAAGAATATTCTGACAAATACACCCTAGAAACAATTCAAGAATCTAGTGGAGCAACTTCAAAACATACATTACAACTGTTCATTGAAGGTAAATAACTGAAAGGATCACAACCTTCAACCATCTGAAAACCAATGAATCTAACCCTGACTactgtctgtcccccctccccccccagcccctgtgTCCTCCCCCAGTCAGGTCATCTCAGAGTGTCTCCcccagggagggatgaggatgtCCTGCTCCTGTGAGGGGGACAGTCCCCGGTACAGCTGGACTCTGGATGGACAAGCGCTGAATGACTCCAGGGTGGTCCATGATGAAGAGAGAAGCAGTGTGACTCTGGAGAGAGGCACAGTAGGAAAGCTCACCTGTACCATCAACAACCACATCAGTCAGGCCACTGTGGAACTGGATGTCTCAACATGCAATGGTAAGCTTTGGTTGTACTGTGAGATTCTATGATCATGATTATGATGCACCATGATTGGACCGTAGTAAAAACTCCTCTACTCTGCCCCACTTTACCATTATCCTCTCTGACTGGGTTTAGGTACAATATACGTAAACTGCACATCATCCAATGGGACAGAGGTATCAGACTGGGTCAGTCCCACTGGTCCTAACCTGTGTACCAGAACTACCACCACAAACCCCACCACCCAGACAGAGAGCACCACTCAGACAACCTCTGGTAAGGGGACTACCAACGTAgccacctccagaccctccaatcacacCACCCAGGGCCTGGCCAGGGCCTCTAGTAATGGCACTGGGGACTTTAGGACCCAGTGGGACTTTAGTAAGTGATGACATTATCTAGATGTGATGACTGATATCAATATGTCATTTTTATCATTAGTGACATAATTCATATTGGAGATGACACTAGACACAGCGATGGtcatgtgatgatgatgattattatGAGGATTATTGAAGATTAAGATGAGTTTAAAATGAGTATTTCCCAAACAGCATGGACAACAAAGTGATTTATAATATTATCGTATTATAATGTTAGTAATGGCATTAGTGACATCATTCATAGTGGAGATAATAAAAGACACAACTTTAGTGATGGTAATGCATGGCATTGTTTGGTATTTCCCATTTAGCATGCAAAGCAAAGTGATTTTGAATATTTAAACGTCATTGTTCGTACAGGGATTTTATTGATCCATTACAATTATTTAATGGATAAAATGGAGTCAGAGAAGTATACATATATTTAATCCTTCTTACTAGGTTTAGTATTACTAACACCAAACCTATACTGATTCATTTGACAGCAATActaatgtctgtctctctgtgtgtgtctcctctccccagatACGATAGGGATTATAGCTAGGTCACTGGTTGGTGTCCTGCTCATAGCTGTCCTTCTGGGCATATTCTGTGAGCTGTACAAGAGGAAGACTGCTGCTTCTGCAGGTCAGAACACTATTGACTCCCGTTCCATGTGTAATTTTGGGATGTGGTGAAAATGTTAATCAGTGTGTAGGCATGGTGTATATGTCATAACATAGCATACAAACGTAGTGTTGGTCAAGTCTTCACAGCATAGGAGCCAGTGTTTTTGTGTTCGTTTTTGTGTTAGTGAAGGTTTTCTCTCCATGCTGTGAATGAATCGCAGCACCTTTGCAGAAAGTAAACTAACAGCATGTAGTTGAAACGTCCAGTGAAAAACACTCACTCGGCGGTCACTATTTGCAAGAATCTTTGGATAAAATCTTCTGCTTAATGAGTATAGATTCATAATTAGTCATGTTTAAACTTAGACGTAGATCTAACTTTCCTTGCTCTCTACAGAAGATGAAGGTGAGGTGCCTACATTAATGTCTAAATTGTGAAGAAGAAccatgcaggagagacagaagaagaagcatgcaggagagacagaagaagaagcatgcaggagagacagaagaagaaccatgcaggagagacagaagaagaaccatgcaggagagacagaagaagaaccatgcaggagagacagaagaagaaccatgcaggagagacagaagaagaaccatgcaggagagacagaagaagaagcatgcaggagagacagaagaagaaccatgcaggagagacagaagaagaaccatgcaggagagacagaagaagaagcagCGCGGGGGCGTCGCCTGCCATTCTTTCCGGGGCTGCTGTAGGCCCGAACCTTTTGAGTGTGGCCCCGAATGTAATTTTAATATCTCGACAaaaaaaacgtgtgtgtttTCGTAACATGTTGTAACAGTCTGTCAAAATAAATGTTGTGTCTCTAGCATGTCAGTGAACGTCTCCAACTCTATAACTGTGAGAGGGGGTGTGGGTCTGTTGGTCCACGCTGAGTGACAGTCAGTTACAGCGGGGAGAGAGTCAGCGGGAAGAGACTAGAGGAGAAATTGCAGAACGTAGGCAAAAACAGCTTTCCAAAAGAGGATTCGCCTAAAGATAAGAATCTAgcttataaataaaaaaaatttaaTTGCCTGTTGATTTATGATATAATCGGATTTGATACCTACAGTCAGTGGTGGTTCTAGACCCTTTCAACTAGGAgggccaagctggggccagttgttCTGTTacaggggccagttacattaaacatgaaTGTTGTCATCTAGTTTTTGTCACTGCattgcaggcattaacaggcaaaagaCCACGTGTATAACGATTCAGACTCAACATTTAGGGGGGACACAAGGGGGTCCAAGCTTGTTGtcacaggggcactggccccctctgccccccccccccccccccttgaacCGCCTCAGCCTAAAGTCATGATACCAATGAGTCTAACGTaaagtttattttacataatgcTCAAATAACAGTATTTTGAGCtcaaattaaagcaaaaagGTTTGCTCGTGCTGTGcatgctctgtgtgtatgtccctAGCTGAGGTCAAAGGTTTGGGCTGAGCCCCAAATGTTAACAATGATTGTCCGGTCATGGCCCTTCAAGCAGGCTCCTGCTGAGGTGGGCTATGGATGATCACAGACATCTCAACCTGCAAAaactcatttcagggaggttCCTGCAACACTGTGTCCTAACTAGATGCAATGCGATTGTCAGATGCAAGCAAACAGCTAGCTTAGAACACTGGGAGCCAGATGTCATGGAGATTCACAGCAAAAAATATCATCTAGGCTATTATACAGTTGTGACCAAGTGGTTTGATTGGACAAAAGGTATTCCATGAGTGCTGATATTTGGAGATAACATTGCTGGGACTGTGTGCATCACTCTGCTTAGGCTACATTAACAACCGTTACTGGATCTATCTGTAAAGATGATGACTCATTGGAAACATGCCACCAAAGACACAACATAATCTTATTTCGATGGGTGTTCATGGCCTAACTTCGACCACGCCCGTagcttttgtttatttatttttattagcaATTTCAACAATGTCAAATCAGTTAAGTTTACAAGAAACACAgagtacataaaaaaaaaaactttacatTAAGAGTAAACATGTATCAATATTAATTAAATTCATGAGTGAAAGTACTCAGAGGCCTGTTTCTCCTGTCGGTCTATAAATCCCTCGAGCCTACGTCTCATAACTTCCCCTCACTCATGATGCCTTAACAGGCAGTTTCAACAGCTGTGGCTTGTGTCAAGTACCTGACGTCACTGAAATGTACTTTTCAGACGTTTAACAGACACCTCTTTTTCTTCACCACATCTTTCTGGTTTTGTCTTGTCACTAAGGATTTGGGGTGGTTCTTCCTGTTATGTTATGAGATCTGTCTTAAACATTTGACATATGGTGTAAATGAAATAAAATTGTTCCATACATATTTTTGAATGTTAAATAAATGTCATTAGGAGATAATGTGTGAGATACATTTGCCTTATTTTAAACCCAAATTACAGTATCTAAGAAGTAGTTCTTTTCACAGTATatgattgtgtgggtgtgtgtgtgcaattttCATTGGATGTAGGCGTATCTCATAACATTGCCAATTACAATCTCATTTTCATGCCACCATCTTGTCACACTACTGGAACATGTTGATGTTAGTGTGCACACTGCTGTTACACTGTCAGGTCATGTGACTTCTCTTCTCGAATTCTTCTATGGCTGCTTAGCTGAAACCCTCCAAAATGAACACTTTTAATATGCAGGAACTTTTGAATCCTTGTCATTCCACCCGAGGGTGCTGGCTTGTATGACCAGCACTATTCATTAGTTGCTATAAActttaaacaaaaaaaagtaGCTTTCAGGTCTAAAATGTCCTGCCAGCATACATTTTCTTGATATGAATAAATAAGGAAGCAATTTTAATACCTTTCATATGTTTATTGCATTCCTTTGCCTTCCACAGGACAATGAGAAACAatgaaatattattttatgtacagtatatgttcaggttcatgtacagtataatgtaatgtaactctaTCCTTGTGTTGATAATAATTGATTAAGACGGTACATTCATTACACAGCTTGAAAGGCCATGTAGTTACATGTAAAGACAAATTTGTTtatgtatacacagtaaatgcatttacg is part of the Osmerus eperlanus chromosome 13, fOsmEpe2.1, whole genome shotgun sequence genome and harbors:
- the LOC134032873 gene encoding rod cGMP-specific 3',5'-cyclic phosphodiesterase subunit alpha-like, which translates into the protein MSCNHVAQKFLDSNPAFAKQYYDKTFQPKVISDLLSNDKKLEVDMSRFHELSAVEESDIMFDLMRDIQDNVQMERAIFNLMKHLSFTF
- the LOC134032714 gene encoding uncharacterized protein LOC134032714 isoform X4, with translation MEVVLLLFLLVGASHGLETSCDARQNGAQCYGALNGTVYLHLTDIISGYDYKLRGNTRKLVFIMKNLKVIYFNKENIATYDSHIYFEIKNGTLRINKIGKEYSDKYTLETIQESSGATSKHTLQLFIEAPVSSPSQVISECLPQGGMRMSCSCEGDSPRYSWTLDGQALNDSRVVHDEERSSVTLERGTVGKLTCTINNHISQATVELDVSTCNGTIYVNCTSSNGTEVSDWVSPTGPNLCTRTTTTNPTTQTESTTQTTSGKGTTNVATSRPSNHTTQGLARASSNGTGDFRTQWDFNTIGIIARSLVGVLLIAVLLGIFCELYKRKTAASAEDEGEVPTLMSKL
- the LOC134032714 gene encoding uncharacterized protein LOC134032714 isoform X3, with the protein product MEVVLLLFLLVGASHGLETSCDARQNGAQCYGALNGTVYLHLTDIISGYDYKLRGNTRKLVFIMKNLKVIYFNKENIATYDSHIYFEIKNGTLRINKIGKEYSDKYTLETIQESSGATSKHTLQLFIEAPVSSPSQVISECLPQGGMRMSCSCEGDSPRYSWTLDGQALNDSRVVHDEERSSVTLERGTVGKLTCTINNHISQATVELDVSTCNGTIYVNCTSSNGTEVSDWVSPTGPNLCTRTTTTNPTTQTESTTQTTSDMIVIVAGSVAGVLLLAVLLGIYFVLCRKKTAASAEDEGEVTYADVRFVKKNQERQKKKKQAPVEVEYGEVKVSGAAGRQEESPRGEVEYGEVMIMTRPGRKVDKPQEECVYSSVR